The Lewinella sp. 4G2 nucleotide sequence GTCACCTCTGGGTTATTGCGGTAACGCACCGTAGAGGAACCCGAGACTTCTCCGGTGAGTAGTTCCTCCACGTTGACTTCCAGTGTGGAGGACCCCGAAAGATCTACCGTAGCGGAATTAACCAGGGACGAAAAGCAGAAAGCCTCCGACGCGCCGGAAAGGTTGACGTTCAGATCGTCGAAGACCGCACCGGTGATGGTTGCCTTTGCTGCGCCTGAGAGATCGACCGATAGATCACTATTGGTTTGGGAGAAGGCGCCAATATCATAAGTCGTGGCACCGCTTCCATTGATACTATTGAGGGAGGGCATCGTAATTGTAGCCAGCAGCGTCACGTTACGGACATTGTTGGCATCTACGGAAATGTCCAACTCGCCATTGTTGACCTCCGTCTCTACCATATCCATCACGTTGTCGTCGGCCGTGATTTGGACCGTAAACGGGGTGCCGTTAATAACGGTTACCTCGGTGCTACCGGAGACACTAATTCCCGTAAATGCAGGCACGTCACGTGTTTCGGTAATCAGGGTTCCGGACCCCACGACGCTCCTATT carries:
- a CDS encoding GIN domain-containing protein, with amino-acid sequence MLSVASKLSTYVLLALSLFLLASCEDDDNNRSVVGSGTLITETRDVPAFTGISVSGSTEVTVINGTPFTVQITADDNVMDMVETEVNNGELDISVDANNVRNVTLLATITMPSLNSINGSGATTYDIGAFSQTNSDLSVDLSGAAKATITGAVFDDLNVNLSGASEAFCFSSLVNSATVDLSGSSTLEVNVEELLTGEVSGSSTVRYRNNPEVTVATSGSSSVVDAN